The Garra rufa chromosome 8, GarRuf1.0, whole genome shotgun sequence genome has a segment encoding these proteins:
- the LOC141340096 gene encoding serine/threonine-protein kinase pim-3-like, producing the protein MTDFGERRASSGRSRSRSAAFTQTAAQDVERRGSGDGTQEPLTNPNQTLSQELPGYIAPLPSELAVSVSTDQPHRKRKWQSGSQEDERPSSSYRRAAKRSRREAYVKGPLLGRGGFGSVYAGTRRSDGLPVAIKYVSKSRTPERLKVEGQGRLPLEVALMTLVNSAPACPNVLQLLDWFDRRRRYTMILERPDPCQDLETFCEENGPLDESLAKKVLLQLITALKHCESRGVLHRDVKPENLLISTESHDIKLLDFGCGDRLKRSAYKYFAGTLQFAPPEWFWQHRYHAGPATVWSVGVTLYNILCGCFPFRGSLRVTSKSRLHFPRELSTGKRQKSRPDPECRQLIGWCLSAAPSDRPTLDHIENHPWVSRSDTGSAENSFLITYRKSRGSWANGRHKMKGFDLLLQSVRGSVWMLEELNTQRHTGDYVHVFIMLLGDPNTPLELIHEEISRQWSSVLRREALHLLSEPSTHDCWMCV; encoded by the exons ATGACTGACTTTGGTGAAAGACGAG CATCCTCAGGCCGCTCCAGATCCAGGAGTGCTGCTTTCACCCAGACGGCTGCTCAGGATGTTGAGAGACGTGGCTCTGGTGATGGCACTCAGGAACCACTGACAAACCCAAACCAGACACTGAGCCAAGAGCTGCCTGGATATATTGCACCTCTGCCTTCCGAGTTGGCCGTTTCTGTGTCCACAGATCAGCCTCACAGGAAGAGGAAGTGGCAGAGCGGCAGCCAGGAGGATGAGCGTCCGTCCTCCTCATACAGAAGAGCAGCCAAACGCTCCCGCAGAG AAGCGTACGTGAAGGGCCCATTGCTGGGGCGAGGTGGATTCGGCTCTGTGTATGCTGGGACCCGCAGGTCCGATGGACTGCCA GTTGCCATCAAGTACGTCTCTAAAAGCAGGACACCAGAGAGACTGAAAGTT GAAGGTCAGGGTCGGCTGCCGCTGGAGGTGGCGCTGATGACCCTGGTCAATTCGGCTCCTGCCTGCCCCAACGTCCTGCAGCTGCTGGACTGGTTTGACCGTCGCCGACGCTACACCATGATCCTGGAGCGTCCGGATCCTTGCCAAGATCTGGAGACTTTCTGTGAGGAGAACGGACCTCTAGATGAGAGTCTGGCCAAGAAAGTCCTGCTGCAGCTGATCACGGCGCTCAAACACTGCGAGAGCCGCGGAGTCCTGCACCGGGACGTCAAACCAGAGAACCTGCTGATCTCCACAGAGTCACACGACATCAAGCTGCTGGACTTCGGTTGTGGAGATCGGCTAAAACGCTCGGCCTACAAATACTTTGCAG GCACTCTTCAATTCGCCCCTCCTGAGTGGTTTTGGCAGCACCGCTATCACGCAGGACCGGCTACGGTTTGGTCAGTGGGGGTGACGCTCTACAACATCCTGTGCGGCTGTTTCCCCTTCAGAGGCTCGTTGAGGGTCACCTCCAAAAGCAGACTGCACTTCCCTAGAGAGCTGTCTACAGGCAAGAGACAGAAATCACGTCCAGATCCAG AGTGCCGTCAGTTGATTGGCTGGTGTCTCAGTGCAGCGCCATCAGATCGGCCCACTTTAGACCACATTGAGAACCACCCCTG GGTGAGCAGGAGTGACACAGGAAGTGCAGAGAACAGCTTCCTGATCACCTACAGAAAGAGCAGAGGATCATGGGCCAATGGCCGACACaaaatgaaaggttttgatcttCTGCTCCAGTCTGTGAGGGGCTCTGTGTGGATGCTGGAGGAGCTGAACACACAGC GACACACAGGAGATTATGTTCATGTCTTCATTATGCTTCTTGGTGACCCGAACACCCCTCTTGAGCTGATTCATGAAGAGATTTCCAGACAATGGTCATCTGTCCTGAGAAGAGAGGCACTTCATCTCCTGTCTGAGCCGTCCACACATGACTGCTGGATGTGTGTTTGA
- the LOC141340095 gene encoding serine/threonine-protein kinase pim-3-like yields MSNCAEKKCRSRSRSAAFTQTAAQDVERRGSGDGTQEPLTNPNQTLSQELPGYIAPLPSELAVSVSTDQPHRKRKWQSGSQEDERPSTSYRRAAKRSRREAYVKGPLLGRGGFGSVYAGTRRSDGLPVAIKYVSKSRTPERLKVEGQGRLPLEVALMTLVNSAPACPNVLQLLDWFDCPRRYTMILERPDPCQDLETFCEENGPLDESLAKKVLLQLITALKHCESRGVLHRDVKPENLLISTESHDIKLLDFGCGDRLKRSAYKYFAGTLQFAPPEWFWQHRYHAGPATVWSVGVTLYNILCGCFPFRGSLRVTSKSRLHFPRELSTGKRQKSRPDPECRQLIGWCLSAAPSDRPTLDHIESHPWVSRSDTGSAEYSFLITYRKSRGSWANGRHKMRGFDLLLQSVRGSVWMLEELTGQKSARHTGDYVHVFIMLFGDPNTPLELIHEEISRQWSSVLRREALHLLSEPSTHDCWMCV; encoded by the exons atgagcaactgtgctgaaaagaagt GCCGCTCCAGATCCAGGAGTGCTGCTTTCACCCAGACGGCTGCTCAGGATGTTGAGAGACGTGGCTCTGGTGATGGCACTCAGGAACCACTGACAAACCCAAACCAGACACTGAGCCAAGAGCTGCCTGGATATATTGCACCTCTGCCTTCCGAGTTGGCCGTTTCTGTGTCCACAGATCAGCCTCACAGGAAGAGGAAGTGGCAGAGCGGCAGCCAGGAGGATGAGCGTCCGTCCACCTCATACAGAAGAGCAGCCAAACGCTCCCGCAGAG AAGCGTACGTGAAGGGCCCATTGCTGGGGCGAGGTGGATTCGGCTCTGTGTATGCTGGGACCCGCAGGTCCGATGGACTGCCA GTTGCCATCAAGTACGTCTCTAAAAGCAGGACACCAGAGAGACTGAAAGTT GAAGGTCAGGGTCGGCTGCCGCTGGAGGTGGCGCTGATGACCCTGGTCAATTCGGCTCCTGCCTGCCCCAACGTCCTGCAGCTGCTGGACTGGTTTGACTGTCCCCGACGCTACACCATGATCCTGGAGCGTCCGGATCCTTGCCAAGATCTGGAGACTTTCTGTGAGGAGAACGGACCTCTAGATGAGAGTCTGGCCAAGAAAGTCCTGCTGCAGCTGATCACGGCGCTCAAACACTGCGAGAGCCGCGGAGTCCTGCACCGGGACGTCAAACCAGAGAACCTGCTGATCTCCACAGAGTCACACGACATCAAGCTGCTGGACTTCGGTTGTGGAGATCGGCTAAAACGCTCGGCCTACAAATACTTTGCAG GCACTCTTCAATTCGCCCCTCCTGAGTGGTTTTGGCAGCACCGCTATCACGCAGGACCGGCTACGGTTTGGTCAGTGGGGGTGACGCTCTACAACATCCTGTGCGGCTGTTTCCCCTTCAGAGGCTCGTTGAGGGTCACCTCCAAAAGCAGACTGCACTTCCCTAGAGAGCTGTCTACAGGCAAGAGACAGAAATCACGTCCAGATCCAG AGTGCCGTCAGTTGATTGGCTGGTGTCTCAGTGCAGCGCCATCAGATCGGCCCACTTTAGACCACATTGAGAGCCACCCCTG GGTGAGCAGGAGTGACACAGGAAGTGCAGAGTACAGCTTCCTGATCACCTACAGAAAGAGCAGAGGATCATGGGCCAATGGCCGACACAAAATGAGGGGTTTTGATCTTCTGCTCCAGTCTGTGAGGGGCTCTGTATGGATGCTGGAGGAGCTGACAGGCCAAAAATCAGCTA GACACACAGGAGATTATGTTCATGTCTTCATTATGCTTTTTGGTGACCCGAACACCCCTCTTGAGCTGATTCATGAAGAGATTTCCAGACAATGGTCATCTGTCCTGAGAAGAGAGGCACTTCATCTCCTGTCTGAGCCGTCCACACATGACTGCTGGATGTGTGTTTGA
- the LOC141340097 gene encoding serine/threonine-protein kinase pim-3-like — protein MTDFGERRASSGRSRSRSAAFTQTAAQDVERRGSGDGTQEPLTNPNQTLSQELPGYIAPLPSELAVSVSTDQPHRKRKWQSGSQEDERLSTSYKRAAKRSRREAYVKGPLLGRGGFGSVYAGTRRSDGLPVAIKYVSKSRTPERLKVEGQGRLPLEVALMTLVNSAPACPNVLQLLDWFDRPRRYTMILERPDPCQDLEAFCEENGPLDESLAKKVLLQLITALKHCESRGVLHRDVKPENLLISTESHDIKLLDFGCGDRLKRSAYKYFAGTLQFAPPEWFRRHRYHAGPATVWSVGVTLYNILCGCFPFRGSLRVTSKSRLHFPRELSTGKRQKSRPDPECRQLIGWCLSAAPSDRPTLDHIESHPWVSRSDTGSAEYSFLITYRKSRGSWANGRHKMRGFDLLLQSVRGSVWMLEELTGQKSARHTGDYVHVFIMLLGDPNTPLELIHEEISRQWSSVLRREALHLLSEPSTHDCWMCV, from the exons ATGACTGACTTTGGTGAAAGACGAG CATCCTCAGGCCGCTCCAGATCCAGGAGTGCTGCTTTCACCCAGACGGCTGCTCAGGATGTTGAGAGACGTGGCTCTGGTGATGGCACTCAGGAACCACTGACAAACCCAAACCAGACACTGAGCCAAGAGCTGCCTGGATATATTGCACCTCTGCCTTCCGAGTTGGCCGTTTCTGTGTCCACAGATCAGCCTCACAGGAAGAGGAAGTGGCAGAGCGGCAGCCAGGAGGATGAGCGTCTGTCCACCTCATACAAAAGAGCAGCAAAACGCTCCCGCAGAG AAGCGTACGTGAAGGGCCCATTGCTGGGGCGAGGTGGATTCGGCTCTGTGTATGCTGGGACCCGCAGGTCCGATGGACTGCCA GTTGCCATCAAGTACGTCTCTAAAAGCAGGACACCAGAGAGACTGAAAGTT GAAGGTCAGGGTCGGCTGCCGCTGGAGGTGGCGCTGATGACCCTGGTCAATTCGGCTCCTGCCTGCCCCAATGTCCTGCAGCTGCTGGACTGGTTTGACCGTCCCCGACGCTACACCATGATCCTGGAGCGTCCGGATCCTTGCCAAGATCTGGAGGCTTTCTGTGAGGAGAACGGACCTCTAGATGAGAGTCTGGCCAAGAAAGTCCTGCTGCAGTTGATCACGGCGCTCAAACACTGCGAGAGCCGCGGAGTCCTGCACCGGGACGTCAAACCAGAGAACCTGCTGATCTCCACAGAGTCACACGACATCAAGCTGCTGGACTTCGGTTGTGGAGATCGGCTAAAACGCTCGGCCTACAAATACTTTGCAG GCACTCTTCAATTCGCCCCTCCTGAGTGGTTTCGGCGGCACCGCTATCACGCAGGACCGGCTACGGTTTGGTCAGTGGGGGTGACGCTCTACAACATCCTGTGCGGCTGTTTCCCCTTCAGAGGCTCGTTGAGGGTCACCTCCAAAAGCAGACTGCACTTCCCTAGAGAGCTGTCTACAGGCAAGAGACAGAAATCACGTCCAGATCCAG AGTGCCGTCAGTTGATTGGCTGGTGTCTCAGTGCAGCGCCATCAGATCGGCCCACTTTAGACCACATTGAGAGCCACCCCTG GGTGAGCAGGAGTGACACAGGAAGTGCAGAGTACAGCTTCCTGATCACCTACAGAAAGAGCAGAGGATCATGGGCCAATGGCCGACACAAAATGAGGGGTTTTGATCTTCTGCTCCAGTCTGTGAGGGGCTCTGTATGGATGCTGGAGGAGCTGACAGGCCAAAAATCAGCTA GACACACAGGAGATTATGTTCATGTCTTCATTATGCTTCTTGGTGACCCGAACACCCCTCTTGAGCTGATTCATGAAGAGATTTCCAGACAATGGTCATCTGTCCTGAGAAGAGAGGCACTTCATCTCCTGTCTGAGCCGTCCACACATGACTGCTGGATGTGTGTTTGA